A portion of the Fusibacter sp. A1 genome contains these proteins:
- a CDS encoding carbamoyl phosphate synthase small subunit — protein sequence MNGYLLLADGTIFEGTLIGDVKNAIGEVVFNTGMTGYQEILTDPSYYKQIVVMGYPLMGNYGINNLDFQSDKSYVSGFVVSHLSEDYSNPESEKSLDAYLKEQGVSCLSGIDTRSLIQKIRTSGAIAGKIILATDLLEFHLEDLKNTHFHAIAHEVSLSVPTQVSTGFPNVAVIDFGVKRGIVETLIKKGCGVTVFPSRTLPSVIEATNPDMVFLSNGPGNPEDMMEGIYCAKYFSGKLPLFGICLGHQIIALAHGAKTEKMKFGHRGTNHPVKDLLKQKITITSQNHGYHIIPETLPKNFMRTHTNLNDETIEGIKHLSAPIASVQYHPEAYPGPTDASYFFDDILKTAVEYMEAKAC from the coding sequence ATGAACGGTTATCTACTACTTGCGGACGGTACTATTTTTGAAGGTACACTTATTGGTGATGTAAAAAACGCGATAGGTGAAGTTGTGTTCAATACAGGCATGACAGGCTATCAGGAAATTTTGACGGATCCCTCTTACTACAAGCAGATTGTTGTGATGGGTTACCCCCTAATGGGAAACTACGGCATCAACAATCTCGACTTCCAATCGGACAAATCCTATGTTTCTGGATTTGTTGTCAGTCATTTATCAGAAGATTATTCTAACCCCGAATCAGAAAAAAGCTTGGATGCTTATTTAAAAGAGCAAGGAGTATCGTGCCTAAGTGGTATCGATACACGCTCGCTTATACAAAAGATCAGAACGAGCGGAGCAATCGCAGGTAAAATCATACTGGCGACAGACCTTTTGGAGTTCCATCTTGAAGATCTTAAAAACACACACTTTCATGCAATTGCACACGAGGTTAGCTTAAGTGTGCCTACACAGGTTTCGACAGGATTCCCCAATGTGGCTGTCATTGATTTTGGTGTGAAAAGAGGCATCGTCGAAACGCTGATAAAAAAAGGATGCGGGGTGACGGTTTTTCCTTCAAGAACGCTGCCTAGCGTGATCGAGGCGACGAACCCTGACATGGTGTTCTTGTCGAACGGTCCTGGGAACCCTGAGGACATGATGGAAGGCATCTACTGCGCCAAGTACTTTAGCGGCAAGTTACCGCTCTTTGGCATCTGTCTTGGACATCAGATCATCGCGCTTGCACACGGAGCCAAAACCGAAAAAATGAAGTTCGGCCATAGGGGCACAAACCATCCGGTAAAGGACCTGCTAAAGCAAAAGATCACGATCACCTCGCAAAATCATGGGTACCATATCATCCCAGAGACGCTGCCGAAGAACTTTATGAGAACGCATACAAACCTTAATGACGAAACCATTGAAGGAATAAAGCACCTATCCGCCCCGATTGCCAGTGTCCAGTATCATCCAGAAGCCTATCCGGGACCAACGGATGCGAGTTACTTCTTTGATGACATCTTGAAAACGGCAGTGGAATACATGGAGGCCAAAGCATGTTAA
- a CDS encoding DUF975 family protein has protein sequence MWNRADLKDKAKGFLKKYYWKAFLVALVIAIVTSGGSGSNNNKGIQYKLDSSMWNQETISESVDSISDSVGAIETSIDRGVSRMMPLALGLLIGLGGLFIFIGAMMALAFKIFVGAPLEVGGRSFFYKGALTDDEVHYAHLGMAFRKEHYTNIVWAMLYRGIMNFLFFLLLVIPGIVKHYAYSMVPYLLADNPNMNAREALKLSERMTSGHKLDILILDLSFIGWYILGSLLFGIGIYFVNPYVYATKAQLYISLKESAITAGFFDAKGLVGIEEF, from the coding sequence ATGTGGAACAGGGCAGATCTAAAGGATAAGGCAAAAGGATTTTTAAAAAAATACTACTGGAAGGCGTTCTTAGTGGCGCTCGTGATCGCCATCGTCACATCGGGCGGAAGCGGGTCGAATAACAATAAGGGAATTCAGTACAAGCTGGATAGCAGCATGTGGAACCAAGAGACGATCAGTGAGAGTGTGGATTCGATTAGTGATTCGGTGGGAGCGATTGAAACTAGCATCGATCGAGGCGTATCTAGAATGATGCCGCTCGCTTTGGGACTTCTCATCGGGCTTGGCGGATTGTTCATCTTTATCGGCGCGATGATGGCGCTTGCGTTTAAGATCTTTGTCGGGGCGCCCCTTGAAGTCGGCGGGCGGAGTTTCTTTTATAAAGGGGCTTTGACGGACGACGAAGTGCATTATGCCCACCTTGGCATGGCTTTTAGAAAAGAACATTACACCAATATCGTGTGGGCGATGCTGTACAGGGGAATCATGAACTTCTTGTTCTTCTTACTACTGGTCATCCCAGGAATCGTCAAGCACTACGCTTATTCGATGGTACCCTACCTGCTTGCGGACAATCCGAACATGAACGCTCGGGAAGCTCTTAAGCTAAGTGAAAGAATGACAAGTGGCCATAAGCTTGATATATTGATATTGGACTTATCCTTTATCGGATGGTATATTTTAGGTTCGCTGCTTTTCGGTATCGGAATCTATTTTGTGAATCCATATGTCTATGCAACTAAGGCTCAACTTTATATTTCACTTAAGGAAAGTGCCATAACTGCTGGTTTCTTTGATGCAAAAGGACTGGTAGGAATTGAGGAGTTCTAA
- a CDS encoding (S)-benzoin forming benzil reductase — protein MKYYILTGTTRGLGKALTFALTKKGNHLVTLSRSENEVLKSYEKYKDVSHTEILVDLNDMEALKNAMEKVFSVIPDTAEGVYLVNNAGTVQPMKPIEDCTADEIARSYQVNTVAPVALTAAFIRHTQQFDCDKKIVNISSGAGKKPYEGWSCYCGTKAAIDSFTGAVAKEQMHQEKPVGIVSFAPGVIDTGMQAEIRASKKSDFPNLERFIALKDNGELLRPEQVANVVIDLLHGSGFVQGGILDIRTLEV, from the coding sequence ATGAAATACTATATTCTTACTGGAACAACCCGTGGACTTGGTAAAGCGCTTACATTTGCCCTCACAAAAAAGGGGAACCATCTCGTGACCTTATCAAGGTCTGAAAACGAAGTGCTTAAGTCATATGAGAAATACAAGGATGTCTCGCACACTGAGATTTTGGTTGACTTGAATGACATGGAAGCACTGAAAAATGCGATGGAAAAGGTGTTCAGCGTGATACCGGATACGGCTGAAGGCGTGTATCTTGTGAATAACGCCGGCACTGTCCAGCCGATGAAGCCCATAGAAGACTGCACGGCAGATGAAATCGCAAGGAGCTACCAGGTAAACACGGTTGCTCCTGTGGCGCTGACTGCTGCATTTATAAGGCACACGCAGCAGTTCGATTGTGATAAGAAAATCGTTAATATCTCTTCAGGTGCAGGTAAAAAGCCCTACGAGGGATGGTCTTGTTACTGCGGTACGAAGGCGGCGATCGATAGTTTCACGGGTGCTGTGGCAAAGGAACAGATGCATCAGGAAAAACCGGTCGGCATAGTTTCCTTTGCTCCTGGGGTCATCGACACCGGAATGCAGGCTGAAATCAGAGCGTCGAAGAAGTCGGATTTTCCTAATCTGGAGCGCTTTATCGCATTAAAGGACAATGGTGAACTACTAAGACCCGAACAGGTAGCAAATGTAGTGATCGACCTGCTTCATGGAAGTGGTTTCGTACAAGGCGGAATCTTGGACATTAGAACATTAGAGGTATAA
- a CDS encoding GNAT family N-acetyltransferase: MMMTTFKESTLEECGAMQIEYYKALTAPLDDMWELGIIAKANYFKMVGDEVFGYLVLDDQKSLLQFYVCPEFINCSSELFNEARMRLGFEKAYACTYEPWYLSICLDRATQVTVNSIMYEDALKENQLVMPDGLSEVLALSSDLDAALTYTDQKVEIAGDWLIPYYDMLVDSKGLYLYYMQDEIVGTGEIRQSKTSHQTANLGMTVSKDHRKKGLGTLILSRMKALAYERGLAPVCSTSIDNVGSQNTIMKAGFTARNRVLEIILD, encoded by the coding sequence ATGATGATGACCACGTTTAAAGAATCCACTCTAGAAGAATGCGGAGCAATGCAAATTGAGTATTATAAGGCGTTGACGGCACCTCTTGATGATATGTGGGAGCTGGGGATTATTGCAAAAGCAAATTATTTCAAGATGGTGGGCGATGAGGTATTCGGGTACTTAGTGCTTGATGATCAAAAGTCGCTGCTGCAGTTTTATGTCTGTCCTGAGTTCATCAATTGCTCGTCAGAACTTTTTAATGAGGCTAGGATGCGACTTGGCTTTGAAAAAGCGTATGCGTGCACCTATGAGCCGTGGTATCTGTCCATATGTCTTGACCGTGCAACTCAAGTCACTGTGAACTCAATCATGTATGAAGATGCACTCAAAGAAAATCAACTAGTCATGCCTGACGGCCTATCTGAAGTGTTGGCGCTATCAAGTGATTTGGACGCAGCGCTGACGTATACCGATCAGAAGGTGGAGATTGCAGGTGACTGGTTGATTCCCTATTATGATATGCTGGTCGACTCCAAAGGCCTATATCTCTATTATATGCAAGATGAGATTGTCGGCACAGGTGAGATAAGACAGAGCAAAACAAGTCATCAGACTGCGAATTTGGGGATGACGGTTTCTAAAGATCACAGGAAAAAGGGCTTGGGCACACTTATTTTAAGCCGTATGAAAGCCCTTGCTTATGAAAGAGGCTTAGCACCTGTATGTTCGACAAGTATCGACAATGTCGGTTCTCAAAATACGATCATGAAAGCTGGATTCACTGCTAGAAACAGGGTGCTGGAAATTATTTTGGACTAG
- a CDS encoding non-canonical purine NTP pyrophosphatase gives MRLLYGTTNPAKLNSMKIALEPIGIELIGLNELEGELPEIAEDGSEPIENARQKSVAYYKTFGIPVFSCDSGMYFVDEPNVMQPGTFVRRYTGVDMYDDDQLLKHYSGVAKANGGTIKTQYINAVSLVLDKDTIIDHQGDDISSDPFLLSEKAHAKRVEGFPLDAISIDIASGRYYYDLDAESVDVEKWQRGMREFFTRHLRR, from the coding sequence ATGAGATTACTTTATGGGACGACAAATCCCGCGAAATTGAATTCGATGAAAATAGCGCTTGAACCGATCGGCATTGAACTGATCGGACTAAATGAGTTGGAAGGAGAACTGCCTGAAATTGCAGAGGACGGCAGTGAGCCTATAGAAAACGCGAGACAGAAGTCGGTCGCCTATTATAAGACGTTCGGCATCCCGGTGTTTTCTTGCGACAGCGGCATGTACTTTGTCGACGAGCCGAATGTCATGCAACCCGGCACCTTTGTAAGGCGCTATACAGGGGTTGACATGTACGATGACGATCAGCTCCTCAAGCATTATAGCGGGGTCGCAAAAGCCAACGGCGGTACGATAAAGACCCAGTATATCAATGCGGTCTCTTTGGTGCTTGATAAGGATACAATCATCGACCATCAAGGGGATGACATCAGTTCGGATCCTTTTTTGCTGAGTGAGAAGGCCCATGCAAAAAGAGTGGAAGGTTTTCCGCTGGATGCGATTTCAATCGACATCGCATCGGGTCGGTACTACTATGACCTGGATGCTGAGAGTGTGGATGTTGAAAAGTGGCAGCGTGGAATGCGCGAGTTTTTTACAAGACATCTTAGACGTTGA